In the Scyliorhinus torazame isolate Kashiwa2021f chromosome 4, sScyTor2.1, whole genome shotgun sequence genome, one interval contains:
- the fabp7b gene encoding fatty acid binding protein 7, brain, b → MVDAFVGTWKLVESDNFDAYMKALGVSFATRQVGNVTKPTIIISKEEDKVVLKTQSTFKNTEINFKLGEEFDETTPDDRNCKTTVTLNGDKLVHVQKWDGKETTFAREIKDGKMVMTLTFDDIVAVRTYEKA, encoded by the exons ATGGTCGATGCTTTTGTTGGAACCTGGAAGCTGGTTGAAAGCGATAATTTCGATGCATACATGAAAGCTTTGG GTGTGAGTTTCGCCACTCGCCAAGTTGGGAATGTGACCAAACCGACCATTATTATCAGTAAAGAGGAGGATAAGGTGGTGCTAAAGACCCAGAGTACCTTTAAAAATACCGAAATCAATTTCAAACTTGGGGAAGAGTTTGACGAGACCACGCCAGATGACCGAAACTGCAAA ACGACGGTGACTTTGAACGGCGATAAGCTTGTCCACGTCCAGAAATGGGATGGAAAGGAAACCACTTTCGCCAGAGAGATTAAGGATGGCAAAATGGTTATG ACTCTCACGTTTGACGATATTGTTGCCGTCCGTACCTACGAGAAGGCATAA